The nucleotide window TTCTCAAAATATTTATGTTTACAAATTTTTTGGCTGCGAAATTCTTAATTTCGTAAATGTTATAGGACAAATATACTTGACTAATAGGTACGTtacattaatattattttttaaattaataatatATGATGATATTACTAACTATAtttaaacaataataatacaatataatataataataatgattttttttttttagatttttagGATACAAATTTTTAACTTATGGTACTCAAGTAATAGCTTCCAGTACACATATGAATGAATTATTCCCAAAAGTAGCAACGTGTACTTTATACAAACATGGTTCATCTGGATCTATAGAAAAAATTGATAGTCTTTGTGTTCTTTCTCTGAATATagttaatgaaaaaatatttctttttttatatttttggtaAGTTAATAATTATTAGTTatattacataataataatatcatttcaAATAggctaatgaaaataatatatctttaagaGAAAATTCCAAAAataacttaattttaaaggagttcttgctaattgaccagttttacatattcggcacaacaacaataataataattgatatttGCTATAGTtaaactttttttattattttaggtTTATCATATTGGCAGTGTGTTCAGTATTGGGTATAATATACCGACTAGCAACTTTTGTACCCATTATTAGAAATACCATTCTAATTATGAAAGTTCATCGTCACCATCGTCTTTCAattaaaaaaatttccaaaaaatgTAAAATAGGCGACTGGTTCTTTTTATATCAATTAGGTTAGTTTATTAAAGATTAACTAAATATTTAAATATTGAAAaatatttcataaaaaaatataaaaaaatttaaacGTTAATTGATTTTATATCTTTTCAGCCAAAAATATGGATTCACTGATCTACGAAGAATTTATTCAAAAATTAGATTTAAGTCTTCAAAGATAATAATCTTATGGCCAATACAAGCACAAGATATAACATTCTCTTTATTTCCAAGTGATGGAACGAAATAAACAAAGTATAATAAAATGAAATAATtctttcatttattttatttttaatatccAAAATTTCATTCAATGTTCAAACTtcaaacattttttttaacataATAGTATAAACAAAATTATTTCAAAAAAATCATGAGAAAAAGAGTATAATGTAAAGAATTAATATAAAAAGActcaaaatataaaacatttatacataaattttaaatattcAAATCAAAATATTAAACAATTACATATTTTAAATATTCATAGTCATATTTGTAGTAATATAAGTTTTTAGATCAGCTTCAAAAATTGAATTACAGCAAATGAATTAGTCTTTTGCTAAAAGAAAGTAATAGTTTTTTATTTGCAAATACTTTTCTAAATGTTTCCATGTGTTTTTTAAGATCATCATTTTCTTTTTTGAGCATTTCAAAATCTTTTAATAGTTCAAACAAATCTATATGATTTGCACCACCAGTTTTAATGGGAATTTTAATAGGCATTAAAATTACTGGTTGGGTACATGGACTAATGGGATATAATGATGAAGAAGACATTTGTTCCTCCTCAAGCTTTTGTTTttgagatgatgatggtggtggtttatcaTCTACAGAATTGTTTCTAGGTACTGAATTTTTTAATAGTTCAGACACATCTACAGCACCATTTTTAATGGGAATTTTAATAGGCATTAAAATTAC belongs to Cherax quadricarinatus isolate ZL_2023a unplaced genomic scaffold, ASM3850222v1 Contig161, whole genome shotgun sequence and includes:
- the LOC128705356 gene encoding innexin inx2-like, producing the protein MYAVFNNVHKKYFKNIHTKDFHINNIIFSLHYKITIIFLLIFCILITQKQYFGDPIDCVVNDIDSKVMNLYCWILSTYTTSKDGKIKFYHKYYQWVALFLYFQIMMFYFPHYLWKILEGGKIKMLVSHLNNSIVDDTIKQNRIKYLINYFTLNLHSQNIYVYKFFGCEILNFVNVIGQIYLTNRFLGYKFLTYGTQVIASSTHMNELFPKVATCTLYKHGSSGSIEKIDSLCVLSLNIVNEKIFLFLYFWFIILAVCSVLGIIYRLATFVPIIRNTILIMKVHRHHRLSIKKISKKCKIGDWFFLYQLAKNMDSLIYEEFIQKLDLSLQR